The following are encoded in a window of Variovorax paradoxus genomic DNA:
- a CDS encoding cupin domain-containing protein — protein MNIRRVVTGHSDAGKSVVVSDGPPPRSVDFKHVPGMSASLMWETTTGQQVGASAVDGTPSSSWMPGVGGTNLMMLVFPPDSVMADPSFDAFAAGMEYVQNLPGLAEKFERDSPGMHTTDTVDYAVVLDGEICLELDDGQVVSLKKHDVVVQNGTRHAWRNRSDRPVTMLFVLTGAVRSR, from the coding sequence ATGAACATTCGCAGAGTCGTGACCGGCCACAGCGACGCCGGCAAGTCGGTCGTGGTGTCGGACGGTCCGCCCCCACGCTCGGTCGACTTCAAGCACGTGCCCGGCATGAGCGCTTCGCTGATGTGGGAGACGACAACTGGACAGCAGGTCGGCGCGAGCGCCGTCGACGGCACCCCTTCGAGCTCCTGGATGCCGGGCGTGGGTGGAACCAATCTGATGATGCTGGTGTTCCCGCCGGACTCCGTGATGGCAGACCCGAGCTTCGATGCATTTGCTGCAGGGATGGAGTACGTGCAGAACTTGCCCGGGTTGGCCGAAAAGTTCGAGCGGGATTCGCCGGGCATGCATACGACAGACACCGTCGACTATGCCGTCGTGCTGGACGGCGAGATATGCCTCGAACTCGACGACGGGCAGGTCGTGAGTCTGAAGAAGCACGATGTCGTTGTGCAGAACGGAACCCGTCACGCCTGGCGCAACCGGTCCGACAGACCGGTGACGATGCTTTTCGTTCTGACCGGCGCGGTCCGGTCGCGATAG
- a CDS encoding ABC transporter ATP-binding protein codes for MSKILQVRGLSAGYGKALVLENLSLEAHVGTIVSVLGPNGAGKSTLLNSLGGVLRSKGIVLFEGEDVSALPVEQRLMRGIALVPERRELFGTMTVEENLLLGGYRPRSMGDLTWRNGLENVYDLFPRLLERRKQRANTMSGGERQMLAVGRALMSKPKLLLLDEPSLGLAPLIVADIMAAIMRLSRDGLSVLLVEQNARAALAISRYGYVLETGKFAVEGEAAQLMHDERLISTYLGAESPQTAGAVFSG; via the coding sequence ATGTCAAAGATCTTGCAGGTTCGGGGACTTTCCGCTGGTTACGGCAAGGCGCTTGTTCTCGAGAACCTTTCCCTCGAGGCTCATGTCGGCACGATCGTGTCAGTGCTCGGTCCCAACGGCGCCGGAAAGAGCACTCTGCTGAATTCGCTGGGAGGCGTACTGCGCTCCAAGGGCATCGTCTTGTTCGAAGGAGAGGACGTGTCGGCGCTACCGGTCGAGCAGCGCTTGATGCGCGGCATCGCCTTGGTGCCGGAACGTCGAGAACTCTTCGGGACCATGACCGTGGAGGAGAACCTCCTGCTCGGTGGCTATCGCCCCCGGTCGATGGGCGATCTCACCTGGCGCAACGGCCTCGAGAACGTCTACGACCTGTTCCCGCGGCTGCTGGAGCGCCGCAAGCAAAGGGCAAACACCATGTCGGGCGGTGAGCGGCAGATGCTCGCCGTCGGCCGGGCCCTGATGAGCAAGCCGAAGTTGCTGCTGCTCGACGAGCCAAGCCTGGGCCTTGCTCCGCTGATCGTCGCGGACATCATGGCCGCGATCATGCGCCTGAGTCGAGACGGCCTGAGTGTCCTGCTCGTCGAGCAGAACGCCAGGGCGGCGCTGGCCATCTCTCGGTATGGCTATGTGCTCGAAACGGGAAAGTTCGCCGTGGAAGGCGAGGCTGCGCAACTGATGCACGACGAGCGACTGATCTCGACGTACTTGGGTGCCGAGAGCCCGCAGACAGCGGGGGCGGTTTTCAGCGGCTAA
- a CDS encoding ABC transporter substrate-binding protein, with amino-acid sequence MKLIRTVTLPALLAALSLPALAVKVGVITAATGPGASLGIPYKNTFAALPATLGGEPVSYIILDDATDPANAARLARKLVSEEQVDLIIGSGNVPTASAISFVASETKTPQIALSPLTGEPAKNPWVYSVSLPTTLQVGALAEHFAAAGGKQMGYIGFSDGWGDQAYGALMEHAAKRGFQVTTNERFARLDTSVNSQVLKVIGSKPEAVMLGVSGTPGALPHTALVERGFKGKIYHTAAIVNPDFLRIGGKAVEGALVAAGPVIVAEQLPESNPVKKQGLEFTKAYEAKYGAGSRNSFAAYSWDAYLIADRAVAAARRKAKSGTPEFRQALRDALEQTSELAGAQGVYTMSPTDHAGSDKRSVVLLRITNGAWMLNK; translated from the coding sequence ATGAAACTGATTCGAACCGTCACGCTGCCCGCGCTTCTCGCCGCGTTATCGCTTCCCGCGCTCGCGGTGAAAGTAGGGGTTATCACTGCGGCAACGGGGCCAGGCGCATCCCTGGGCATTCCCTACAAGAACACCTTCGCGGCATTGCCGGCGACGCTGGGTGGCGAACCCGTGAGCTACATCATCCTCGACGATGCGACCGATCCCGCGAACGCCGCCCGACTCGCGCGAAAACTCGTCTCCGAGGAGCAGGTGGACCTGATCATCGGCTCAGGCAATGTCCCCACGGCTTCGGCAATCAGCTTCGTGGCATCGGAGACAAAGACGCCGCAGATCGCACTTTCGCCATTGACCGGCGAGCCGGCGAAGAACCCGTGGGTGTACTCGGTTTCCCTCCCGACCACGCTGCAGGTGGGGGCCCTGGCAGAGCACTTTGCTGCCGCCGGTGGCAAGCAGATGGGCTACATCGGATTCAGTGACGGCTGGGGCGACCAGGCCTACGGCGCATTGATGGAGCATGCCGCTAAACGCGGGTTCCAGGTCACCACCAACGAGCGCTTCGCGCGCCTGGACACCAGCGTCAACAGCCAGGTGCTTAAGGTCATCGGAAGCAAGCCCGAGGCCGTCATGTTGGGCGTATCCGGCACGCCCGGCGCGCTTCCGCATACCGCCCTCGTTGAGCGCGGATTCAAAGGGAAGATCTATCACACGGCGGCAATCGTGAACCCGGACTTTCTGCGCATCGGGGGCAAGGCAGTTGAAGGCGCCTTGGTTGCCGCAGGTCCGGTGATCGTGGCTGAGCAGCTGCCCGAAAGCAACCCGGTCAAGAAGCAGGGCCTCGAGTTCACGAAGGCCTACGAGGCCAAGTACGGCGCAGGCTCGCGCAACTCGTTCGCCGCCTACTCATGGGACGCGTACCTGATCGCAGACCGCGCGGTTGCTGCCGCACGTCGCAAGGCCAAGTCGGGCACGCCGGAGTTCCGTCAGGCGTTGCGTGACGCGCTGGAGCAGACCTCGGAACTGGCCGGGGCGCAGGGGGTGTACACGATGAGTCCGACGGATCACGCTGGGTCCGACAAGCGTTCGGTGGTGCTGCTTCGCATCACGAATGGGGCCTGGATGCTCAACAAGTGA
- a CDS encoding ABC transporter permease subunit, whose amino-acid sequence MNLLIRATPSSAKNASASRGILGSYRWGVVMVVALVLVLPLLPVPEFIITQMNYIGIDALVVLGLVLLTGVCGLTSFGQAAFVGIGAYCTAYATTALGWNPWMGLALGLVVTLFAALLLGAVTLRMSGHNLPLATIAWCIALYYVIGNLGPLGRYDGLVNVPVIDIAGWSLQSGRRYYYLVWLIAGAGAFALFRLLDSRTGRVLRAMNPDHGGGATMPEAMGASVFRHKLLAFVIGAVYAAVAGWLFAHLQRAVNPSPFGIGKSLDYLFMAVLGGVGHIWGAFAGAAFTTVLRDVLQDWLPRLVGRSGNYETIVFGVLLIVILKVSSGGLWSLVDRWMKKSQRPKAIAASGRLPARGKPAKGNPLLEVRSISKRFGGLAAVRDISFCLRAGEIVGLIGPNGAGKSTTFNLLSGVLPLSEGEVHFAGQRIDGRSSREIAQLGMSRTFQHVKLVPEMTVLENVAIGCFIRTDAGPLSAVMGLDARQEAIAFAEAERQLIRVGLRDVVHEYAGNLSLGQQRLVEVARALASDPALLLLDEPAAGLRHAEKLALARVLTQLKDEGFSLLLVEHDMGFVMSLVDRIVVMEFGQRLMEGTPDEVRGSPEVRAAYLGVEG is encoded by the coding sequence ATGAATTTGCTCATTCGCGCCACGCCCTCGTCGGCCAAGAACGCCTCCGCGTCGCGCGGCATCCTTGGCAGCTACCGGTGGGGTGTGGTCATGGTGGTTGCATTGGTACTCGTGTTGCCACTGCTCCCGGTGCCCGAGTTCATCATCACGCAGATGAACTACATCGGCATCGACGCGCTGGTGGTTCTCGGTCTTGTTCTTCTGACCGGCGTGTGCGGGTTGACTTCCTTCGGGCAGGCAGCGTTTGTGGGCATCGGCGCCTACTGCACTGCCTACGCGACAACCGCGTTGGGATGGAACCCTTGGATGGGTCTGGCGCTCGGCCTGGTGGTCACGCTTTTTGCCGCTCTACTGCTGGGGGCTGTGACCCTGCGCATGTCGGGTCACAACCTGCCGCTGGCCACCATCGCATGGTGCATCGCGCTGTACTACGTGATCGGAAACCTGGGCCCGCTGGGGCGCTACGACGGACTCGTGAACGTGCCGGTGATCGATATCGCTGGCTGGAGCTTGCAGAGTGGCCGGCGGTACTACTACTTGGTCTGGCTGATCGCGGGCGCCGGCGCCTTTGCGTTGTTTCGGCTGCTGGATTCGCGCACGGGCCGCGTCCTGCGCGCCATGAACCCCGACCATGGCGGTGGAGCGACGATGCCGGAAGCCATGGGTGCATCCGTCTTCCGGCACAAGCTTCTGGCTTTCGTGATCGGGGCCGTCTACGCAGCGGTAGCAGGGTGGCTGTTTGCGCACCTGCAGCGTGCCGTCAATCCCTCCCCGTTTGGAATTGGAAAGAGCCTTGACTACTTGTTCATGGCCGTGCTCGGGGGTGTCGGCCACATCTGGGGTGCCTTCGCTGGAGCGGCGTTCACCACGGTGCTCCGCGACGTGCTCCAGGACTGGCTGCCAAGACTCGTGGGACGCAGCGGAAACTATGAAACCATCGTGTTCGGTGTGCTGCTGATCGTCATCCTGAAAGTGTCCTCCGGAGGGCTGTGGTCGTTGGTCGATCGATGGATGAAAAAGTCGCAGCGGCCGAAGGCCATTGCAGCATCCGGCAGGTTGCCCGCACGAGGCAAACCTGCCAAGGGAAATCCACTGCTTGAAGTGCGATCCATCTCCAAGCGCTTCGGAGGCCTTGCTGCCGTGCGCGACATCAGCTTCTGCCTGCGCGCCGGCGAGATCGTCGGCCTGATCGGTCCGAACGGGGCCGGTAAGTCGACGACTTTCAACCTCCTTTCCGGCGTGCTGCCGTTGTCGGAGGGGGAGGTGCATTTCGCTGGTCAGCGCATTGACGGCCGGTCCTCGCGCGAGATCGCCCAGCTCGGCATGAGCCGGACATTCCAGCACGTCAAGCTGGTCCCAGAGATGACGGTGCTTGAGAACGTCGCCATTGGCTGCTTCATCCGCACCGACGCCGGTCCTCTCTCGGCCGTGATGGGATTGGATGCGCGGCAGGAGGCCATCGCCTTCGCAGAGGCAGAGCGGCAATTGATCCGAGTGGGTTTACGCGACGTGGTCCACGAATACGCGGGCAACCTCTCGCTGGGGCAGCAGCGTCTGGTCGAGGTCGCGCGTGCCCTGGCCAGCGATCCGGCGTTGCTGCTCCTGGACGAGCCGGCTGCAGGCTTGCGTCACGCCGAGAAATTGGCGCTTGCCCGCGTGCTGACTCAATTGAAAGACGAGGGTTTCAGCCTGCTGCTGGTCGAGCACGACATGGGCTTCGTGATGAGCCTCGTGGATCGAATCGTCGTGATGGAGTTCGGTCAACGGCTGATGGAGGGGACACCTGACGAAGTTCGCGGGAGCCCCGAAGTCCGCGCGGCCTACCTGGGCGTGGAGGGCTGA
- a CDS encoding FAD-dependent monooxygenase yields MKINILGGGPAGLYAAYRIRTQLPHSTVTVFEQNEADTTFGFGVVFSDKALEFLSADDSETLALITAGLEKWSDIELRIHGEKIRIDGIGFTAIARLRLLGILRQRALSVGANLVNGRVVQSLEELEGADLIIGCDGANSLVRKTHEAEFGTEIRLLDNRFAWFGATRAFDALTQTFKTTPKGTFNAHHYRYAPSMSTFLVEADPQTFDSVGFASMSEEQSRAYCEDVFAEELDGAHLVTNKSLWRRFPVISNRNWSVGNKVLVGDALRTAHFSIGSGTRLALEDVQALSHALVQHPNSARDALAEFEAKRRPIVDKLAGAAARSAEWYDHFHEHMALPAWDFAMSYISRSGRIDSARLRAMSPAFVDGYEAYKAKVSS; encoded by the coding sequence ATGAAAATCAATATTCTCGGCGGCGGTCCTGCTGGCTTGTATGCGGCTTACCGGATCCGGACGCAACTCCCCCATTCCACGGTCACGGTGTTCGAGCAGAACGAGGCGGACACAACCTTCGGATTCGGCGTGGTGTTCTCCGACAAGGCGCTCGAGTTCCTGAGCGCCGACGATAGTGAAACGCTCGCCCTGATCACTGCGGGCCTTGAGAAGTGGAGCGACATCGAGCTGCGCATCCACGGCGAAAAGATCCGGATCGACGGAATCGGATTCACCGCGATCGCTCGCCTTCGCCTGCTAGGCATCCTGCGGCAGAGGGCACTGTCGGTTGGCGCCAACCTTGTCAATGGCCGGGTCGTGCAGTCGCTTGAAGAACTTGAGGGTGCCGATCTGATCATCGGTTGCGACGGCGCCAACTCGCTGGTGCGCAAGACCCACGAAGCCGAATTCGGCACCGAGATTCGTCTTCTGGACAACCGCTTTGCCTGGTTCGGCGCCACGCGCGCATTCGACGCACTCACTCAGACATTCAAGACCACGCCGAAAGGCACTTTCAACGCACACCACTACCGCTATGCGCCATCGATGAGCACGTTCCTCGTCGAAGCCGATCCGCAGACCTTTGACAGCGTGGGTTTCGCGTCCATGTCGGAGGAACAGTCGCGGGCCTACTGCGAGGACGTATTCGCCGAGGAACTCGACGGAGCGCACCTGGTGACGAACAAATCGCTGTGGCGCCGCTTCCCCGTGATCAGCAATCGCAACTGGTCCGTGGGTAACAAGGTTCTGGTCGGAGATGCACTGCGCACAGCGCACTTTTCGATCGGCTCGGGCACGCGTTTGGCGCTGGAAGACGTTCAGGCTCTATCGCACGCACTGGTGCAGCATCCGAACAGCGCGCGTGATGCCCTGGCCGAGTTCGAGGCCAAGCGCCGTCCCATCGTCGACAAGCTCGCCGGCGCGGCCGCGCGCAGCGCAGAGTGGTATGACCATTTTCACGAGCACATGGCTTTGCCCGCGTGGGACTTCGCGATGAGCTATATCAGCCGGTCCGGCCGCATCGATTCGGCGCGGCTGCGCGCGATGTCGCCGGCATTCGTGGACGGCTATGAGGCGTACAAAGCCAAGGTGTCTTCATGA
- a CDS encoding class I adenylate-forming enzyme family protein, producing the protein MTVSRSNVPATFGGVVLQQARFGAKIAFADTQRSVTFAQFSERVDRLADSFFRLGLKPGARIGILSRNCVSAVECVAVMKAGFVPVPLNWRLTPPELASLLRDCKPDALVCDEQGAKIADEEILPHVAIPHRIAFGSSRAGWLDFEAFLGAGVADAIHPAAAEDATALLIYTSGTTAAPKAAMISHKGLVANALASASEAIGVSEDDTVLFVMPLFHVGGLCYYLLASYMAGASCVLRPMFEVSDLVTSIERLGVTNVHLVPTMISDLVGHPGAAQAASKLRRIVYAGSAMPVALLERAMAAFGNCSFSQSYGSTEGGIITALGPAEHRMAATQPDKAHLLRSCGQLLSGTDLRIVDPDGGDCRNGSPGEVLVRSARTMSGYWASPEKTRDTFVGEHLRTGDIGYRDADGYLYLVDRKNDMIVTGGENVFPSEVEQVLYRSPDVAEAAVFGVPDPRWIEKVAAAVVLREGSRATPESLLAFCKAHLAPYKCPKSVLVMEQLPKTGVGKISRKLLQQAVVHAANDAKT; encoded by the coding sequence ATGACGGTATCCCGGAGCAACGTTCCTGCCACGTTCGGCGGCGTTGTCCTTCAACAGGCCCGCTTCGGCGCCAAGATCGCGTTCGCCGATACGCAGCGATCGGTGACCTTTGCGCAGTTCTCCGAACGGGTCGACCGGCTCGCCGACTCATTCTTCCGGCTGGGCCTCAAGCCCGGAGCGCGCATCGGCATCCTCAGCCGCAATTGCGTCAGTGCGGTCGAATGTGTCGCCGTCATGAAGGCGGGCTTCGTTCCGGTTCCGCTGAACTGGCGCCTGACGCCACCCGAATTGGCCTCTTTGCTGCGCGACTGCAAGCCCGATGCGCTTGTCTGTGACGAGCAGGGCGCCAAGATCGCTGATGAAGAAATCCTTCCGCACGTTGCAATTCCTCATCGCATCGCTTTCGGCTCCTCGCGTGCCGGCTGGTTGGACTTTGAAGCGTTCCTCGGTGCCGGCGTCGCGGATGCGATCCATCCTGCCGCGGCCGAGGACGCCACGGCCCTGCTGATCTACACGAGCGGCACGACAGCGGCACCCAAGGCGGCCATGATCAGCCATAAAGGGTTGGTCGCGAACGCCCTTGCATCCGCGTCCGAGGCCATCGGCGTGTCCGAAGATGACACGGTCCTGTTCGTCATGCCGCTGTTTCACGTCGGCGGGCTGTGCTACTACCTGCTCGCGAGCTACATGGCAGGTGCCAGTTGCGTGCTGCGGCCGATGTTCGAGGTCAGCGACCTGGTGACCAGCATCGAGCGACTGGGCGTTACCAACGTGCACCTGGTGCCGACGATGATCTCCGACCTGGTCGGTCATCCGGGTGCGGCGCAGGCCGCCTCGAAGCTCCGGCGCATCGTCTATGCCGGCTCCGCCATGCCCGTGGCGCTGTTGGAGAGAGCGATGGCTGCCTTCGGGAACTGTTCGTTCTCGCAGTCCTACGGCTCGACGGAAGGCGGCATCATCACGGCCCTCGGCCCAGCCGAGCACCGGATGGCAGCAACGCAGCCGGACAAGGCCCACCTCCTGCGATCGTGCGGGCAGTTGCTCAGCGGCACAGACCTGCGCATCGTCGATCCCGATGGCGGCGATTGCCGGAACGGGAGTCCGGGTGAAGTGCTCGTCCGCAGCGCTCGGACCATGTCGGGCTACTGGGCGTCGCCCGAAAAGACCAGGGACACGTTCGTCGGCGAACACCTGCGCACCGGCGATATCGGTTATCGCGACGCCGATGGCTACCTGTACCTCGTCGACCGGAAGAACGACATGATCGTGACGGGAGGAGAGAACGTTTTTCCGTCCGAGGTCGAACAGGTTCTCTACCGCTCCCCCGACGTGGCGGAGGCGGCCGTCTTCGGTGTACCAGATCCGCGCTGGATCGAGAAGGTGGCTGCGGCGGTCGTACTGCGCGAAGGATCGCGAGCGACGCCGGAGTCGCTCCTTGCCTTCTGCAAGGCTCACCTCGCCCCCTACAAGTGTCCCAAGTCAGTTCTCGTCATGGAGCAACTGCCGAAGACCGGCGTGGGAAAGATCTCTCGCAAGCTGCTCCAGCAGGCCGTCGTCCACGCGGCGAACGACGCCAAAACCTAG
- a CDS encoding alcohol dehydrogenase catalytic domain-containing protein: MSEKTMRAARLHTIGGRFQIDQVPIPEVRELDVLVEVKAAGVVPNLRNVVTHFPTWFPYLPLPKLPAIYGLDSAGVVKAVGSRVRTGVKPGDRVYVNPGLSCGTCPACRNDDPVNCTSYTFMGYFGFGPGSQKIYEDYPYGGFGEYLTAPASSLVTLPQSVSFEEAARFGYIGTGYSGLRKARLQAGQTVLVDGGTGTLGVGTVISALAMGASKVFATGRNKLLLEKLKAIDPKRIHTIALGDGPASAAVMKATDDLGVDVVMQALGPSAPASAVVDSIHALKRGGVMVNIGGVSETLPIDPIPMMTQQKSFVGSCWFTTKEGQTMADLADAGLLNLGVFEHERFGLDSVNEALDAVEQRTGGFSNVVVVR; encoded by the coding sequence ATGAGTGAGAAAACCATGCGTGCGGCACGGCTGCATACGATCGGCGGCCGCTTCCAGATTGACCAGGTGCCCATTCCCGAAGTCCGCGAGCTGGACGTGCTTGTCGAGGTGAAGGCCGCGGGTGTCGTGCCGAATCTGCGCAACGTCGTGACGCACTTTCCCACATGGTTCCCGTACCTGCCGCTCCCGAAGCTGCCTGCGATCTACGGCCTCGACTCTGCTGGCGTGGTCAAGGCCGTGGGAAGTCGGGTCCGAACCGGCGTGAAGCCCGGCGATCGTGTCTACGTCAACCCTGGCCTGTCCTGTGGGACCTGTCCGGCCTGCAGGAATGATGACCCAGTCAATTGCACGTCCTATACCTTCATGGGCTACTTCGGATTCGGACCGGGCTCACAGAAGATCTACGAGGACTACCCGTATGGTGGGTTCGGTGAGTACCTGACGGCACCCGCATCGAGCTTGGTGACGCTGCCGCAGAGCGTGAGCTTCGAAGAGGCAGCACGCTTCGGTTACATCGGCACGGGGTACTCGGGTCTTCGCAAGGCGCGCCTGCAAGCTGGCCAGACCGTGCTGGTCGATGGCGGCACCGGCACGCTGGGCGTCGGCACGGTGATCTCGGCGCTGGCCATGGGTGCCTCGAAGGTGTTTGCGACCGGACGAAACAAGCTGCTGCTGGAGAAGCTGAAGGCGATTGATCCGAAGCGCATTCATACCATCGCACTCGGCGACGGACCGGCCTCGGCCGCCGTGATGAAGGCGACGGACGATCTGGGTGTCGACGTGGTGATGCAGGCGCTCGGTCCTAGCGCGCCCGCAAGTGCGGTCGTTGACTCCATTCATGCGCTTAAGCGCGGCGGCGTAATGGTCAACATCGGCGGGGTTTCCGAAACCCTGCCGATCGATCCTATTCCGATGATGACTCAGCAGAAGAGTTTCGTTGGATCGTGTTGGTTCACGACGAAAGAGGGTCAGACCATGGCCGATCTTGCGGACGCGGGTTTGCTGAACCTGGGTGTCTTCGAGCACGAGCGCTTCGGTCTCGACTCCGTCAATGAAGCACTGGACGCGGTCGAGCAGCGAACGGGCGGCTTTTCCAACGTGGTTGTTGTCCGGTGA
- a CDS encoding branched-chain amino acid ABC transporter permease, protein MDMSVFSLLAIDGMTNGAVYALLAMTIVLVFAVTRVLFIAQGEFVVFGALTLAELSSGKLPSAVSLLSVLLAAAVMQEVVGAARHRTSLAATLKSLSRLAMPPLAAIFLTWAAMKAQPPLWANAILTLVLVTPMGPLLYRVVYRSLASSSVLTLLIVSVGVHFSLVGLGLVFYGPEGYRTPAFADGTLEIFGVPVSMQAALVVAIAVLLISVLSWLFAFTFRGMALRATAVNSLGARIVGLSTERAGETSFALAAAIGALSGLLMGSTTTLYYDTGFLIGLKGFIAAVFAGLASFPGAMAGAMAVGLIESFGSFWSSAFKESIVFGAVIPILLWRSVLHGTSEEH, encoded by the coding sequence ATGGATATGTCCGTCTTCTCCCTGCTGGCCATCGATGGCATGACCAACGGCGCGGTGTATGCGCTGCTGGCAATGACAATCGTGCTGGTCTTTGCGGTGACCCGGGTTCTCTTCATCGCCCAGGGCGAGTTCGTGGTGTTTGGCGCACTGACGCTCGCGGAACTGTCCAGTGGAAAGCTGCCGTCGGCAGTCAGCCTGTTGTCCGTTCTCCTGGCCGCAGCCGTGATGCAGGAAGTGGTGGGCGCCGCGCGCCACAGGACTTCACTGGCGGCCACCTTGAAGTCCCTATCGAGGCTCGCCATGCCGCCTCTGGCTGCGATCTTCCTCACCTGGGCGGCAATGAAGGCGCAGCCGCCGTTGTGGGCGAACGCCATCCTGACACTCGTGCTCGTCACGCCGATGGGGCCCTTGCTTTACCGCGTGGTGTACCGCTCGCTGGCATCGTCGAGTGTCCTGACGTTACTCATCGTCTCCGTCGGGGTGCATTTTTCCTTGGTCGGACTGGGTCTTGTCTTCTATGGGCCTGAAGGCTATCGCACGCCAGCGTTTGCCGACGGGACGCTGGAGATCTTCGGCGTTCCTGTGTCGATGCAAGCGGCCCTGGTGGTAGCGATTGCAGTCTTGCTGATATCTGTGCTCTCCTGGCTGTTTGCATTCACCTTCCGAGGCATGGCGCTTCGGGCCACGGCAGTCAATTCGCTCGGAGCCAGGATTGTCGGCCTCTCGACAGAGCGCGCGGGGGAGACCAGTTTCGCCTTGGCAGCGGCCATTGGTGCGCTGTCAGGGCTGCTGATGGGTTCCACCACAACGCTGTACTACGACACCGGCTTTCTGATCGGCCTCAAAGGCTTCATTGCGGCGGTGTTTGCCGGGCTGGCCAGCTTTCCAGGTGCGATGGCAGGCGCGATGGCCGTCGGGCTGATCGAGTCCTTCGGTTCGTTCTGGTCCAGCGCTTTCAAGGAGTCGATCGTCTTCGGCGCCGTCATTCCCATTCTGCTTTGGCGTTCGGTCCTCCATGGCACATCAGAAGAACACTGA